A section of the Trichomycterus rosablanca isolate fTriRos1 chromosome 6, fTriRos1.hap1, whole genome shotgun sequence genome encodes:
- the LOC134317305 gene encoding forkhead box protein D3-A-like has translation MILDKSSMEEQDIDIDVEIVGEQDKKVDTQTAPLEGEEKIRLNEHDPGAQKRGESCVKPPYSYIALITMAILQSPRKRLTLSEICDFISRRFVYYREKFPAWQNSIRHNLSLNDCFVKMPREPGNPGKGNYWTLDPMSSDMFENGSFLRRRKRFKRERYFTKDPDTPLPGFQLRSYSASLPVPALDLYFDRTPISHHHPPFTPPVGNILPALSSLLKGYFPPPVHGSFPGTSIPHAAALAPFAPGLYSLQQEYHKLQALHNSAITTKLLQRFGDSTLLP, from the coding sequence ATGATCTTGGATAAAAGCTCCATGGAGGAGCAGGATATTGATATCGATGTTGAAATTGTTGGAGAGCAGGACAAAAAAGTGGACACACAAACTGCACCACTGGAAGGTGAAGAAAAGATCAGACTAAACGAACATGATCCCGGTGCGCAAAAACGAGGCGAATCGTGCGTAAAACCACCATACTCGTATATTGCGCTCATCACCATGGCTATCTTACAGAGCCCCAGAAAGCGACTGACGCTCAGCGAAATATGCGATTTCATCAGCCGACGGTTTGTCTATTACAGAGAAAAATTCCCAGCATGGCAGAACTCCATCAGACACAACCTCTCCCTCAATGACTGCTTTGTTAAAATGCCTCGCGAACCCGGGAATCCTGGGAAAGGTAACTACTGGACCTTGGATCCGATGTCCTCGGACATGTTCGAAAATGGAAGTTTTCTCCGGCGCAGGAAGCGCTTTAAGCGAGAGCGCTACTTCACCAAGGATCCGGACACACCGCTTCCAGGCTTTCAGCTCAGATCCTACAGCGCGTCGCTCCCGGTTCCAGCATTAGATCTGTATTTTGACCGAACTCCTATATCACACCATCATCCTCCTTTTACACCACCTGTTGGAAACATTTTACCTGCGCTGTCTTCTCTTCTGAAAGGCTACTTCCCTCCTCCAGTGCACGGATCTTTCCCCGGAACCTCGATCCCTCATGCGGCCGCTCTGGCTCCGTTCGCTCCGGGTCTTTACAGCCTCCAGCAGGAGTATCACAAACTGCAAGCTCTGCACAATAGTGCGATCACCACCAAACTTTTACAACGCTTTGGTGACTCTACATTGTTGccttaa